The Fulvivirga ligni genome window below encodes:
- a CDS encoding glycosyltransferase family 2 protein, with protein MRITAVVVTYNSIKWIQKCIDSLLSSTVEVNVVIVDNASDDETIDFIKSNYPQITLISNDENLGFAAANNIGLKLAQTSCSDFVFLLNHDAWVRSDTIENLVLRAKENSNYGVLSPIHLNASGEMLEFLFSTFISNPSDGGRKFYSDLVLKHPIKNVYEVNFINAAAWLIPIKTIELVGLFDSLNFPHYGEDNNYLQRLKYFNLKVGLVPSSFAYHDTEDREGKHNDKNFKRHIAIKKFKVCALDISESYNSKDLKNEIFMGLEDVIKAILKIQFTESINRFKLYREKRELYNKRSSIVSKYKQSGFDPQL; from the coding sequence ATGAGGATTACTGCCGTAGTTGTAACTTATAATTCGATTAAATGGATTCAAAAGTGTATCGATAGCTTACTGTCGAGTACAGTAGAAGTTAACGTTGTAATAGTGGATAACGCATCTGATGATGAAACAATTGATTTTATAAAAAGTAATTATCCACAAATAACTCTTATCAGTAATGATGAAAATTTGGGATTTGCAGCAGCAAATAACATAGGACTGAAACTTGCTCAAACTTCTTGCTCTGATTTTGTTTTTTTGCTCAATCATGATGCTTGGGTTCGAAGTGATACCATCGAAAATTTGGTGTTGAGAGCCAAAGAAAACTCAAATTATGGAGTGTTGAGTCCAATACATTTGAACGCAAGTGGCGAAATGTTAGAGTTTCTCTTCAGCACTTTCATAAGTAATCCTTCAGATGGAGGGAGAAAGTTTTATTCAGATTTAGTTTTAAAACACCCTATAAAAAATGTTTATGAAGTTAATTTTATAAATGCAGCAGCTTGGTTGATACCTATTAAAACAATCGAATTAGTAGGTTTATTCGATTCATTAAATTTTCCGCATTATGGAGAGGATAATAATTATTTACAAAGGCTTAAATACTTTAATCTAAAGGTGGGTTTAGTGCCTTCTTCTTTTGCCTATCATGATACAGAAGATAGAGAAGGGAAACACAATGATAAAAACTTTAAGCGTCATATAGCTATTAAAAAATTCAAGGTTTGTGCGTTAGATATATCTGAAAGTTATAATTCTAAAGATTTAAAGAATGAAATATTTATGGGATTGGAAGATGTAATTAAGGCTATACTTAAAATACAATTTACTGAATCCATAAATAGATTCAAGCTTTACAGAGAGAAACGTGAGTTATATAATAAAAGAAGCTCTATCGTAAGTAAATATAAGCAAAGCGGGTTTGATCCTCAATTATAA
- a CDS encoding glycosyltransferase yields the protein MHSKSILFITPYPQGQAPSQRFRFEQYLPILKKNNHQFKISPFLTKKAWDTLYKDGKIISKLYYFFQGFVTRLIDIVRTPYYDFIFIHREATPVGPPFFEWIISKILRKKIIYDFDDAIWLEDPDEKGSIKSMVKWKSKVSSICRWSYKVSTGNEYLAKYAANFCTNVIINPTTIDTEHLHNPDITVNPKNDENLVIGWTGTHSTLQYLNPLVPIIAELEEIFDFNFIIISNKAPSFKLKSLKFIPWNKNTEIKDLQRFDIGVMPLTNDLWSQGKCGFKALQYMALGIPAIASPVGVNSLIIDDNENGFLCHTREEWKKNIETLIINKDKRKLFGRSARKKVENFYSVSSNSDNFLSLFSLE from the coding sequence ATGCATTCTAAATCAATTCTTTTTATAACTCCCTACCCTCAAGGACAAGCCCCAAGCCAACGCTTCCGCTTTGAACAGTATCTCCCAATCCTAAAAAAGAATAATCATCAGTTTAAGATCTCCCCATTTTTGACTAAAAAGGCCTGGGATACACTCTACAAAGATGGTAAAATCATTTCCAAGTTGTATTATTTTTTTCAAGGTTTTGTAACCCGTTTGATTGATATTGTTCGGACACCTTATTATGACTTCATTTTTATACACAGAGAAGCAACACCTGTAGGGCCCCCATTTTTTGAATGGATAATCTCAAAAATATTAAGAAAAAAAATAATCTACGATTTTGATGATGCTATATGGCTTGAGGATCCAGATGAAAAAGGCTCAATCAAAAGCATGGTGAAATGGAAAAGTAAAGTAAGTTCCATTTGTAGATGGAGTTATAAGGTAAGTACCGGTAATGAGTATTTGGCAAAATATGCCGCTAATTTTTGCACAAACGTCATTATTAATCCCACTACAATTGACACCGAACACTTACATAATCCAGATATAACAGTGAACCCTAAAAACGATGAAAATTTAGTTATAGGCTGGACTGGAACACATAGCACTTTACAATACCTGAATCCGTTGGTTCCGATTATAGCTGAGTTAGAAGAAATTTTTGACTTTAACTTTATTATTATTTCAAATAAAGCTCCTTCGTTCAAGCTTAAATCACTAAAATTTATTCCATGGAACAAAAACACTGAAATTAAAGACCTACAACGTTTCGATATTGGAGTCATGCCCTTAACAAATGATTTATGGTCACAAGGAAAATGCGGATTTAAAGCTCTTCAATACATGGCCTTGGGTATACCTGCCATAGCATCGCCAGTTGGAGTAAACTCCCTAATTATAGATGACAATGAAAATGGATTTCTTTGCCATACCAGGGAAGAATGGAAGAAAAATATAGAGACACTAATTATCAATAAGGATAAAAGAAAGTTATTTGGCAGATCAGCTAGGAAAAAAGTTGAGAATTTTTATTCAGTATCTTCCAATTCAGACAACTTCCTATCCTTATTCTCTTTGGAGTAA
- a CDS encoding class I SAM-dependent methyltransferase — MKYFKKLYRRYKLGEYYEEVVFKNKHYLDAQKGSIDQVTSDKKRYDVINHLLASLNRETLYLEIGVRNPQDNFALINANVKYSVDPGLEYTQNPVDFKLTSDDFFEQLDQGALLSKSIKFDVVFIDGMHLASYVDRDISNALRYVKDDGFIVLHDCNPPTEWHARDQYSYEWTPANKYWNGSTWKAFVKYRKMDDLSSCCIDIDWGVGLISKGKNIGAPTSMDDEFYEYSALSLSRKEVLNLISFDEFKLMFDR; from the coding sequence ATGAAATATTTTAAAAAACTATATAGAAGATATAAGCTTGGTGAGTATTACGAAGAAGTTGTGTTTAAAAATAAGCATTATTTAGATGCTCAGAAAGGTTCTATAGATCAAGTAACTAGTGACAAAAAGCGATATGATGTAATAAATCACTTATTAGCATCATTAAACCGAGAAACATTGTATCTTGAAATTGGTGTGAGAAACCCTCAGGATAATTTTGCCTTAATTAACGCAAATGTTAAATATAGTGTGGACCCTGGTTTAGAATATACCCAAAACCCTGTCGATTTTAAATTAACTAGTGATGATTTCTTCGAGCAGTTGGATCAAGGAGCTCTATTATCGAAGTCTATAAAATTTGATGTAGTATTTATAGATGGTATGCATCTGGCTTCATATGTTGATCGAGATATCTCTAATGCTTTAAGATATGTAAAGGATGATGGGTTTATTGTATTACATGATTGCAACCCGCCCACAGAATGGCATGCGAGGGATCAATATTCATATGAGTGGACGCCTGCGAACAAGTATTGGAACGGATCGACATGGAAGGCATTTGTGAAGTATAGGAAAATGGATGATTTATCCAGCTGTTGTATTGATATAGATTGGGGGGTTGGTCTTATTTCAAAGGGTAAAAATATTGGAGCGCCTACCTCAATGGATGACGAATTTTATGAATACTCCGCATTGAGTTTGAGTCGTAAAGAGGTTTTAAATTTGATTTCTTTTGATGAGTTTAAATTAATGTTTGACCGTTAA
- a CDS encoding CatB-related O-acetyltransferase, producing MKSLFFTREILTHDNFHIGEFTYGKPSVLFADSGASLHIGKFCSISDDVTIFLGGNHRYDWITTYPFNKIPHFHEKSFHIEGHPSTNGDVVIQNDVWIGRGVTIMSGVNVGNGAVLAAGSVITKDVGHYEIWGGNPAKKIKSRFSDEIIIRLLQDSWWEWDMTKIEEKIEYLMSVPKI from the coding sequence ATGAAGAGTCTGTTTTTCACAAGAGAAATTCTTACTCATGATAATTTTCATATAGGAGAATTTACTTATGGAAAACCATCAGTTCTATTTGCTGATAGTGGCGCCAGTTTACATATTGGAAAGTTTTGCTCGATCTCCGATGACGTGACTATTTTTTTAGGGGGAAATCATCGGTATGATTGGATTACGACTTATCCATTTAATAAAATTCCTCATTTCCATGAAAAGTCCTTTCATATAGAAGGGCATCCGAGTACGAATGGAGACGTTGTTATTCAAAATGATGTTTGGATCGGCAGAGGTGTTACTATCATGTCAGGTGTGAATGTAGGTAATGGAGCTGTTTTGGCAGCAGGCAGTGTAATAACTAAAGATGTCGGTCACTATGAGATTTGGGGAGGAAATCCGGCGAAAAAAATTAAAAGCAGATTTTCTGATGAAATAATTATTCGGCTTCTGCAAGATTCTTGGTGGGAGTGGGACATGACCAAAATTGAGGAAAAAATTGAGTATTTGATGTCAGTTCCTAAAATATGA
- a CDS encoding FkbM family methyltransferase, which translates to MNLIDVVRRVLVKILRIDKDFFLREELKEYKVDSEKFCWNDSPIYLRNSGSDYRVFKQVLIDEEYSFFNHLINYYLNGSVKNFVDAGANIGLTSLYFLRKYPHVQLMLIEMDSKNLQVLKRNLTGFSDHIVVNKALWIHSDGVVIDRTFRDGQSWSLSAKESDSDLELVESAVLFNILKDHKWHEIDVLKIDIEGAEQKIIIEEPSFINVIDKTKLLCIEIHDEVASRIQICDFLSKAGFQLYSKGETVFGVNKKLCEFQ; encoded by the coding sequence ATGAATTTGATTGATGTGGTTAGAAGAGTCCTCGTCAAAATACTGCGAATTGATAAAGACTTTTTTCTGAGGGAAGAGCTGAAAGAATATAAAGTAGATTCTGAAAAATTCTGCTGGAACGACTCACCCATCTACTTGAGGAATTCAGGATCCGATTATAGGGTGTTTAAACAGGTATTAATTGACGAGGAATATTCGTTTTTTAATCATCTCATAAATTATTATTTAAATGGTTCAGTTAAGAATTTCGTTGATGCAGGTGCAAATATCGGCCTGACAAGCTTGTATTTTCTAAGAAAATATCCACACGTACAATTAATGCTCATAGAAATGGATAGTAAGAACCTCCAGGTGCTGAAAAGAAACTTAACTGGTTTTAGTGATCATATAGTCGTAAACAAGGCGCTTTGGATTCATTCAGATGGGGTTGTTATAGATCGAACTTTCAGGGACGGGCAGTCATGGTCATTAAGTGCTAAGGAATCCGATTCAGACTTGGAATTGGTCGAATCAGCAGTACTTTTTAATATTTTGAAAGACCACAAATGGCATGAAATAGATGTGCTTAAAATTGATATTGAAGGAGCTGAACAAAAAATAATTATTGAAGAACCTTCATTTATTAATGTAATCGATAAGACCAAGCTTTTATGTATTGAAATCCATGACGAAGTTGCATCTCGAATTCAAATCTGTGACTTTTTAAGTAAGGCTGGATTTCAATTATATTCAAAGGGGGAAACCGTGTTTGGTGTTAATAAAAAGTTATGCGAGTTTCAGTAA
- a CDS encoding ABC transporter ATP-binding protein has product MGDIAIKVEGLGKKYEIGHKKEGDFRSAFGTKLSSLFGKGNSSKEDFWALRDIDFEIKKGEAVGIIGRNGAGKSTLLKILSRITEPTTGRFEINGRVSSLLEVGTGFHMELSGRENIYLNGTILGMKRAEIKAKFDEIVAFSGVEKFIDTPVKHYSSGMKVRLAFSVAAHLEPEILIVDEVLAVGDAEFQKKCLGKMDEVSKNEGRTVLFVSHNLSSIRHLCTKGILLHNGNVEMSSKIGDVLNKYMSIGNQHNTHEFNAEGSFSEEVNYIKRVHLDFTDHSGQKLLIVKVTVNKKVLDDSLHLLLRVFNYDNVAVGALDKVISSDEKEFMVKFSSEIFNKGQYYLNLILYKPGQEVYDKVEECCQFEVQENSKKLSHLEDFNVGIIKFDEII; this is encoded by the coding sequence ATGGGAGATATAGCAATAAAAGTCGAAGGGCTCGGAAAGAAATATGAAATTGGCCATAAAAAAGAAGGCGATTTCAGAAGTGCTTTTGGAACTAAGTTGTCAAGCTTATTTGGTAAAGGCAATAGTTCCAAAGAAGATTTTTGGGCACTGAGAGATATAGATTTTGAGATAAAAAAAGGTGAAGCTGTAGGTATCATAGGTCGAAACGGTGCCGGTAAAAGTACTCTTTTGAAAATTCTCAGCAGGATTACCGAACCCACAACTGGTAGGTTTGAAATTAATGGTCGAGTGTCTTCTCTACTCGAAGTTGGTACAGGCTTCCATATGGAGCTTAGTGGTAGAGAAAATATTTATCTTAATGGTACCATATTAGGAATGAAAAGGGCTGAGATTAAAGCCAAGTTCGATGAGATTGTGGCCTTTAGTGGTGTGGAGAAGTTTATAGATACACCTGTAAAGCACTATAGCTCAGGCATGAAAGTCCGTCTTGCTTTTAGTGTGGCAGCTCATTTGGAACCAGAAATTTTGATTGTAGACGAGGTTTTAGCTGTAGGGGATGCTGAATTTCAGAAAAAGTGTCTCGGTAAAATGGATGAGGTTAGCAAGAATGAGGGGAGGACTGTTTTGTTTGTTAGTCATAACCTTTCTTCTATCAGGCATCTTTGCACCAAGGGGATTTTACTCCATAATGGCAATGTGGAGATGTCTAGCAAGATAGGAGATGTATTAAATAAATACATGTCTATCGGCAATCAGCATAATACCCATGAATTTAATGCGGAGGGTTCATTTTCGGAAGAAGTAAATTATATCAAACGAGTTCATTTAGATTTTACAGATCATTCAGGACAAAAGTTGCTTATAGTTAAAGTAACTGTTAATAAGAAGGTTCTGGATGATAGTTTACACTTATTACTAAGGGTTTTTAATTATGATAATGTCGCAGTTGGTGCACTAGATAAAGTTATTAGTTCGGATGAGAAAGAGTTCATGGTGAAATTTTCAAGTGAAATTTTTAATAAAGGGCAGTATTATTTAAATCTAATATTGTATAAACCAGGTCAAGAAGTGTATGACAAAGTTGAAGAATGTTGTCAATTTGAAGTTCAAGAGAACTCAAAGAAATTATCACATTTAGAAGATTTTAATGTTGGTATTATAAAGTTTGATGAAATTATTTAG
- a CDS encoding tetratricopeptide repeat protein yields the protein MRSFLTLTFLFLSITLSLAQEEAEDDKQVILISDMQLQIEINQAMNDLYNFKFDKAEQQFRWLKQKYKWHPLPYFLLGLSEWWKIMPDMNNTSHDEKFLAYMDSVILISENLYEKPKHKVEATFFLAAAYGFEGRLYSTEERGKWTKSAFVGKNALNYMQEIEDDSDLSPELLFGKALYNYFSVWVPENYPLLKPIIAFFPKGDKKLGIQQLTEVSYNAFYTRIEAMVFLMRILNSYENNKPRALQIGEYLHTTYPDNPYFHRYYARLLYSSGKFHAARPVAEDIIKRIDDGMIGYEGTSGRYAAFFLGQIYESQKNNEKAKYYYLKAKTYSEEIKATDTGYYHYSLLALGDIYKEEGNDRESKRYYKLVKKQAKRGDSVHKSAREKLRDF from the coding sequence ATGAGGTCGTTTTTAACACTAACATTTCTATTTTTATCTATTACACTTTCATTGGCTCAGGAAGAGGCGGAGGATGACAAGCAGGTTATTCTTATCTCGGATATGCAATTGCAAATTGAGATAAACCAGGCCATGAATGATCTGTATAATTTTAAATTTGATAAGGCAGAACAGCAGTTTCGATGGCTGAAACAAAAATATAAATGGCATCCGCTACCATACTTTTTATTGGGACTTAGCGAATGGTGGAAAATCATGCCTGACATGAACAACACCAGTCATGATGAGAAATTTCTGGCCTATATGGACTCTGTAATTCTTATTTCAGAAAATCTCTATGAGAAACCCAAGCACAAAGTGGAGGCCACCTTCTTTTTGGCAGCAGCCTACGGTTTTGAGGGGAGGCTATATTCTACAGAAGAGCGTGGTAAATGGACTAAATCTGCTTTTGTGGGTAAAAATGCCCTAAACTATATGCAGGAAATAGAAGATGACTCTGATCTAAGTCCTGAGCTATTGTTTGGAAAAGCCCTTTATAATTACTTCTCAGTGTGGGTGCCGGAAAATTATCCGCTGTTAAAGCCAATTATAGCATTCTTTCCTAAAGGAGATAAAAAGTTAGGCATTCAGCAATTGACTGAGGTTTCTTATAATGCCTTCTACACCAGAATTGAGGCCATGGTATTCTTAATGAGGATACTAAATAGTTACGAAAACAATAAACCTCGCGCGTTGCAGATAGGAGAATATCTGCATACTACCTATCCGGATAATCCTTATTTCCACCGTTATTACGCCAGGCTGTTATATTCATCCGGTAAGTTTCATGCAGCAAGACCTGTAGCCGAAGACATTATTAAAAGAATTGATGATGGCATGATAGGTTATGAGGGAACTAGTGGAAGATATGCAGCCTTTTTTCTTGGGCAGATTTACGAATCGCAAAAAAATAATGAAAAGGCAAAATACTATTACTTGAAAGCGAAGACCTACTCAGAAGAAATAAAAGCTACAGACACTGGATATTATCATTACTCTTTACTTGCCCTGGGAGATATCTATAAGGAGGAAGGAAATGATCGCGAATCCAAGCGATATTACAAGCTAGTGAAGAAGCAGGCCAAGAGAGGTGATAGCGTGCATAAAAGTGCCCGTGAAAAGCTTCGTGATTTTTAA
- a CDS encoding glycosyltransferase family 2 protein, producing MRVSVIIPVYNASNFIEESIVSILNQTYNNLEVIVCDDHSTDGSWEIVSKIYDERIKVYRNSSNLGYQRTINFLFKKAEGDIIAFQDADDVSHCKRLELQLEGLNKGLDLIGTNYAVIDPKGNIIRKQLNQEENTARIQEELIKCNFFQKPSIMFRREVLKRVGGFREQLQPLGIISEDYDWLLRINESGYKMSNINYHQPLYLYRSVGTAMTKGFKNPTQFLGHDIVRFLAKERKNSESDSIEKNDLSGLVRYINELKIPFEEDPSLFYRKKAENLMFSGLNKEAILNSLYAVKERPWYIINWRTLQYCIRKSLF from the coding sequence ATGCGAGTTTCAGTAATTATTCCTGTATACAATGCATCTAATTTTATTGAAGAGTCAATAGTCTCTATTCTAAATCAAACATATAATAATTTAGAAGTGATTGTATGTGATGATCACTCAACTGATGGAAGCTGGGAAATTGTATCGAAGATTTATGATGAAAGAATTAAGGTTTATAGAAATTCAAGTAATCTCGGTTATCAAAGGACAATCAATTTTCTTTTTAAAAAGGCTGAGGGTGATATTATAGCTTTTCAGGATGCTGATGACGTATCACATTGTAAAAGGTTGGAATTACAATTAGAAGGACTGAATAAGGGACTTGATTTGATTGGGACTAATTATGCCGTGATTGATCCAAAGGGTAATATAATCCGTAAACAATTAAATCAGGAGGAGAATACTGCTCGAATACAAGAGGAATTGATAAAATGTAATTTTTTTCAAAAGCCCTCTATTATGTTCAGGAGGGAAGTTTTGAAACGAGTTGGGGGCTTTAGGGAACAACTTCAACCGCTTGGAATTATCAGTGAAGATTATGATTGGTTGTTGAGAATTAATGAAAGCGGATATAAGATGAGTAATATAAACTATCATCAGCCATTATACCTCTATCGGTCAGTAGGCACGGCGATGACGAAGGGGTTTAAAAACCCTACTCAATTTCTAGGTCATGATATTGTTAGGTTTTTAGCTAAAGAAAGAAAAAACTCTGAATCTGACTCTATTGAAAAAAATGATCTGTCTGGACTGGTTAGATATATCAATGAATTAAAAATTCCTTTCGAAGAAGACCCTTCTTTATTTTACAGGAAAAAGGCCGAAAACTTGATGTTTTCCGGTCTTAATAAAGAGGCTATTCTAAATTCTCTTTATGCTGTAAAAGAGAGGCCATGGTATATTATCAATTGGCGAACTTTACAATATTGTATTAGAAAAAGTTTGTTTTAG
- a CDS encoding ABC transporter permease, which yields MHKLIVDANKKGLRLNLKELFQYKDLFLILAYRDLRVRYAQTALGLIWVVIQPLATLLIFILVFGKAIKVDTGSVPYALFAISGMAAWSYFAFVLAQAGDSIISAQEMVKKIYFPRLVIPLSKAVVGLVDFCIGLFLVIVLMMVYGFTPSINIVYFPLFLIMTIISALAVGIWMSALTIRYRDFKHVVPFLVQFGLYATPVGYPSSLVINNLPDWASILYYLNPMVGVIEGFRWTLLGQQAPSVYSLISFSIIIILFISSLFYFKKVERIMADVV from the coding sequence ATGCATAAGTTAATCGTTGATGCAAATAAAAAAGGTTTACGCCTAAATCTTAAAGAATTATTTCAATATAAAGACTTATTTTTAATACTAGCTTACAGAGATCTGAGGGTGAGATATGCTCAGACAGCTCTGGGTCTTATCTGGGTTGTTATTCAGCCATTAGCAACTCTACTAATATTTATCTTGGTATTTGGGAAGGCGATTAAAGTAGATACGGGCAGTGTGCCCTATGCTCTTTTTGCTATTTCAGGAATGGCCGCCTGGAGTTATTTTGCTTTTGTACTAGCACAAGCGGGAGATTCCATCATTTCTGCTCAGGAGATGGTTAAGAAAATATATTTCCCTCGCCTGGTAATCCCTTTATCTAAAGCAGTAGTAGGGCTGGTGGACTTTTGCATTGGGTTATTTTTGGTGATTGTATTAATGATGGTATATGGGTTCACCCCTTCAATTAATATCGTTTATTTTCCTTTATTTTTAATAATGACCATAATATCAGCTTTGGCAGTTGGTATTTGGATGAGTGCATTAACCATTCGTTATCGTGACTTTAAGCATGTGGTCCCATTTCTTGTGCAGTTTGGGTTATATGCTACTCCAGTAGGATATCCCTCCTCCCTAGTAATAAATAATCTTCCTGATTGGGCTAGCATATTGTACTATCTTAATCCTATGGTAGGTGTCATTGAAGGGTTCAGGTGGACTTTGCTTGGACAACAAGCCCCATCAGTATATAGCTTGATTTCTTTTTCAATAATAATTATTTTGTTTATATCATCGCTCTTTTACTTTAAGAAGGTAGAGCGGATAATGGCTGATGTGGTTTAA
- a CDS encoding glycosyltransferase family 4 protein — MKVLHITSWYPSYNNPKTALWIYRHIESLNLVGCENTVYHVESARSLFEVAFGKKELLGNKKYLFSSQMTPWFLLELIAIVMVILVLFRERKSKFDIINFHIAYPNLTYWHWIKRWVKTPIVITEHWSAYHNNFGMASADDVPRIQHIFRQNIPVISVSKALSEDIKRFSGANFPSFIVPNIVDNVFLNNNRVKRREFFFMLSQWKPPKDPFPLFNAFVAFNSKNENKYELQIGGYGTLYDDMIQWKNKNDKYGRLIFLGKMNENQIVDKMQTCALFLHPTNYETFSVVCAEAISCGATVIAPKIGGIPEVIGESGWLLSSWCEEDWFNALCKGVQCDDLKRESYASKYTHQKIGSLYKNMMESIIDNN, encoded by the coding sequence TTGAAAGTACTTCACATTACTTCTTGGTATCCATCCTATAATAATCCAAAAACCGCATTATGGATTTATAGGCATATTGAGTCTTTAAATTTGGTAGGCTGTGAAAATACAGTATATCATGTAGAATCAGCCCGAAGTTTATTCGAAGTAGCTTTTGGGAAAAAAGAATTGCTAGGTAATAAGAAATATCTCTTTTCATCCCAAATGACACCTTGGTTTTTATTAGAACTAATAGCGATTGTGATGGTAATTCTGGTGCTTTTTCGTGAGAGAAAAAGCAAGTTCGACATCATCAATTTTCATATTGCTTATCCCAATTTAACATATTGGCATTGGATTAAAAGGTGGGTGAAAACACCAATTGTTATTACTGAACATTGGAGTGCTTATCATAATAATTTTGGAATGGCATCGGCAGATGATGTACCAAGGATACAACATATATTTCGACAAAATATTCCGGTGATTTCTGTTTCAAAGGCTTTGTCGGAAGATATAAAAAGGTTTTCTGGAGCTAACTTCCCTTCTTTCATTGTTCCTAATATTGTAGACAATGTTTTTTTAAATAATAATAGAGTAAAGAGAAGAGAGTTTTTTTTTATGCTTAGTCAATGGAAGCCACCAAAGGATCCTTTCCCTCTTTTTAATGCTTTCGTAGCTTTTAACAGCAAAAATGAGAATAAGTATGAGTTGCAAATTGGAGGGTATGGTACATTGTATGATGATATGATACAATGGAAAAATAAGAATGATAAGTACGGGCGGCTTATTTTTTTGGGGAAAATGAATGAAAATCAGATTGTAGATAAGATGCAAACGTGCGCTCTATTTCTACATCCTACCAATTATGAAACTTTCTCAGTGGTTTGTGCGGAGGCTATTAGCTGTGGGGCTACGGTAATTGCCCCCAAAATCGGTGGAATACCTGAGGTTATAGGTGAATCTGGGTGGTTGTTGTCTTCATGGTGTGAAGAAGACTGGTTCAACGCTCTCTGTAAGGGTGTTCAGTGTGATGACTTGAAGAGGGAATCATATGCCTCTAAATATACTCATCAAAAGATTGGCTCGCTTTACAAAAATATGATGGAATCAATAATCGATAATAATTAA
- a CDS encoding glycosyltransferase family 2 protein — MAAYNAERYVSAAIDSVLNQTYTDFELIIADDGSNDKTRKIIDSYTDPRIVISHNQFNRGKVATVNRLIEKARGQYLTIHDADDISRLDRFELQIAALVDDCQIDMVGSNYISFMSNRLMSTSNLPLDSEMISSFLEDRKPALHGPTTILRIKVLDKVGPLYRNFTHGEDIDFNLRFIGYFKAKNLRDPLYYYRMSKTSLTKSIGYFNNERVINSDVIYKLHGIRLRTPNINDLEKLEDIKLELLQKTIKDPSYPFRFGANYLYHQGLNVNSWLLSVKSITNNPLDFKNYVCFMEISLLTIKSEIRNLISSKKRFLNIHEINKK; from the coding sequence ATGGCTGCATATAACGCAGAAAGATATGTCAGTGCTGCTATTGACAGTGTTCTAAATCAAACATATACTGACTTTGAGCTAATAATCGCTGATGATGGATCTAATGATAAAACTAGAAAGATTATTGATTCATATACTGATCCACGAATAGTTATAAGTCATAATCAATTTAACAGGGGTAAAGTTGCTACGGTAAATAGGCTTATTGAAAAAGCCAGAGGTCAATATTTAACTATACATGACGCAGATGATATTTCTCGTCTGGATCGGTTCGAATTACAGATAGCTGCTTTGGTTGATGATTGTCAAATAGATATGGTTGGGTCAAACTATATCTCATTCATGAGCAATAGGCTGATGTCAACCTCTAATTTGCCGCTTGATAGCGAAATGATCAGTTCATTTTTGGAAGATAGGAAACCGGCTCTTCATGGACCTACCACGATATTAAGAATAAAAGTTTTAGATAAAGTAGGGCCTTTATATAGAAATTTCACGCATGGAGAAGACATTGATTTTAATTTAAGATTTATAGGTTACTTCAAGGCTAAGAATTTACGTGATCCCTTATATTATTACAGGATGAGCAAAACCTCACTAACAAAGAGTATCGGTTATTTTAATAATGAGAGAGTAATCAACAGTGACGTAATATATAAATTGCATGGAATTAGATTAAGAACTCCCAATATAAACGATCTTGAAAAATTGGAAGATATTAAGTTGGAACTGCTGCAGAAAACAATAAAAGATCCTTCATATCCATTTAGATTTGGTGCTAATTATTTATACCATCAGGGACTTAATGTGAATAGTTGGTTATTAAGTGTAAAATCAATTACTAATAATCCTCTTGATTTCAAGAATTATGTTTGTTTTATGGAAATTAGCTTACTTACCATAAAGTCTGAAATTCGTAACTTGATATCTAGTAAAAAGAGATTTTTGAATATTCATGAAATTAATAAAAAATGA